A section of the Candidatus Margulisiibacteriota bacterium genome encodes:
- a CDS encoding dipeptide/oligopeptide/nickel ABC transporter ATP-binding protein — MLELRNITKEFKGSRALDGISLKVEEGEVLGIIGESGSGKTTLARAACRLIEVDKGEVLFEGARDIRRFRDNIQMIFQEPVSSLDPRIKIGDSLMEALIIHNKASSASHRRAVANKLTEVGLDTGLYHRYPHELSGGQCQRACIARALLTEPRLLVLDEPVSSLDLEVQKTVIDLLLDLKKKNSLTYLFITHDIALAKDFCTRIAVMKSGKLIEEGRTADLLNCPKDPYTSSLIEYSL, encoded by the coding sequence ATGCTTGAACTAAGGAATATAACAAAGGAATTTAAAGGCAGCAGAGCCCTTGATGGCATCAGCCTTAAGGTTGAAGAAGGTGAAGTCCTGGGGATAATAGGGGAGTCGGGGAGCGGGAAAACCACCCTTGCAAGAGCAGCCTGCCGCCTCATTGAAGTTGACAAAGGCGAAGTTCTTTTTGAAGGGGCAAGGGATATAAGGCGTTTCAGGGATAATATACAGATGATCTTTCAGGAGCCTGTCTCCAGCCTTGACCCGAGGATAAAGATAGGGGACTCCCTTATGGAAGCCCTAATTATTCACAACAAAGCATCCTCTGCATCCCATAGACGGGCGGTCGCAAATAAACTGACGGAGGTAGGGCTTGACACAGGGTTGTATCACAGATATCCGCATGAGCTTTCCGGCGGCCAGTGCCAGAGGGCCTGCATAGCCAGAGCACTGCTGACAGAGCCCCGTCTGCTGGTTCTGGACGAGCCGGTATCATCTCTTGATCTTGAAGTGCAGAAGACCGTGATAGATCTGCTGCTGGACCTTAAGAAAAAGAACAGCCTGACATACCTGTTCATCACTCATGATATTGCCCTTGCAAAGGACTTCTGCACAAGGATAGCCGTCATGAAGAGCGGAAAACTGATAGAAGAAGGAAGAACTGCAGATCTGCTCAATTGTCCCAAAGACCCCTATACCAGCTCGCTGATAGAATACTCGCTCTAG
- a CDS encoding ABC transporter ATP-binding protein, which produces MLEIRGLATYYYSDNETVKALDGASLSLGKGQMVGLSGASGCGKSTLGLSLMQLIEPPGKIVKGSIKLDGRQLLGLPKEEIRQLRGKSISMVFQDPFTTLNPVLTIGDQLSECLRHHFSMGRKEAKERAVEALAKVKINDPAKRYASYAHELSGGMRQRVMIAMAVLCGARYLIADEITSALDVISQRHIMLLLEELRTKEGLSVLLISHNRPLLARHCSRIYEMKDGKCLN; this is translated from the coding sequence ATGCTGGAAATAAGAGGACTTGCAACTTACTATTATTCCGACAATGAGACAGTAAAAGCCCTAGACGGGGCCAGCCTTTCTTTAGGAAAAGGGCAGATGGTCGGCCTATCGGGAGCCTCGGGCTGCGGCAAAAGTACTCTGGGTCTTTCCCTTATGCAGCTTATAGAGCCTCCCGGAAAGATAGTAAAGGGAAGCATAAAACTGGACGGCAGGCAACTGCTTGGCCTTCCAAAAGAGGAGATCAGGCAGCTTAGGGGAAAAAGCATCTCGATGGTCTTTCAGGACCCGTTCACAACTCTTAATCCGGTCTTGACCATCGGGGACCAGCTTTCCGAATGCCTCAGGCATCATTTTTCCATGGGAAGAAAAGAGGCAAAAGAAAGGGCGGTTGAGGCGCTGGCAAAGGTAAAGATAAATGATCCGGCAAAGAGGTACGCAAGCTATGCCCACGAGCTTTCCGGAGGAATGAGGCAAAGAGTGATGATAGCCATGGCAGTGCTTTGCGGCGCGCGCTATCTGATAGCCGACGAGATAACCAGCGCGCTGGATGTTATTAGCCAGCGCCATATTATGCTGCTGCTGGAAGAATTAAGGACAAAAGAAGGTTTGTCCGTTCTTTTGATCTCCCATAACAGGCCTCTGCTTGCCAGGCATTGCAGCCGCATTTACGAAATGAAGGACGGGAAATGCTTGAACTAA
- a CDS encoding ABC transporter permease — MKKFKKNKLALFGAAILLFMALAAAFAPALSPYDPNELGNTALEAPSAAHLLGTDDYGRDIFSRILFGARVSLTIGFVAVSISVLIGSLLGALAGYYGGAADSVIMRSVDVMLAFPSIFLILAVQAVLSPNIYNVMIVIGLTSWMGVARLVRGEFLSVKERPFVEALRCLGSSDIRIIFKHILPNSFAPVTVAATLGMAGAILTESALSFLGMGVQPPYASWGNMLQDSQAYLRLAPWMALVPGLFIFMTVLSIYFVGEGIRGASDPKEN; from the coding sequence ATGAAAAAGTTCAAAAAAAATAAACTGGCCCTGTTTGGCGCCGCCATACTTTTGTTCATGGCCCTGGCGGCTGCTTTTGCCCCGGCGCTGTCCCCTTATGATCCAAACGAACTCGGAAATACGGCGCTGGAGGCGCCATCCGCCGCGCATTTGCTGGGTACGGATGATTACGGAAGGGACATATTTAGCCGTATCCTGTTCGGCGCCAGGGTTTCACTTACCATTGGATTTGTCGCGGTATCGATCTCTGTCCTTATCGGGTCCCTGCTGGGCGCATTGGCGGGCTATTACGGAGGGGCGGCGGATTCTGTGATAATGAGATCTGTGGATGTGATGCTGGCTTTTCCTTCCATCTTTCTCATCCTTGCCGTTCAGGCCGTTCTCTCGCCTAATATCTATAATGTAATGATAGTAATAGGACTTACATCCTGGATGGGTGTGGCAAGGCTGGTAAGGGGCGAGTTCCTTTCGGTCAAGGAAAGGCCTTTTGTGGAGGCCCTGCGCTGTCTTGGCTCATCCGACATAAGGATCATCTTCAAACATATTCTTCCGAACTCATTTGCTCCGGTTACTGTGGCGGCAACTCTGGGCATGGCGGGGGCCATCCTTACCGAATCAGCCCTGAGCTTTCTCGGGATGGGGGTCCAGCCGCCGTATGCTTCCTGGGGCAACATGCTCCAGGATTCGCAGGCCTACCTGCGCCTTGCACCATGGATGGCGCTGGTGCCGGGTCTCTTCATCTTTATGACAGTATTGTCGATCTATTTTGTCGGAGAAGGGATAAGAGGGGCCTCGGACCCCAAGGAAAACTAA
- a CDS encoding ABC transporter permease has protein sequence MRRYIVKRLISLIPLLLGVSLVSFLIMHLAPGDPTAMLTDPSVKPEELLRLRQNWGLDRPLIVQYFYWLWHAIRFDFGTAYMLNRPVSAVIAERLPATLLLMGTSFAVTLLIAVPLGVLSAAKKKGWFDNLVTVISFAGMSIPSFWLALMLMLLFSVKLNLLPAGGMYDPSLQTPSFLKSAIDVALHMALPVATMVIVALAGITRYVRSSMLEALSQNYIKAARARGLFERTVIFKHALRNALLPLITLIGLSLPELFGGAFIVETIFAWPGMGRLGVAAVFSRNYPVIMGVVMFSAFLIVIGNLLADVCYALADPRIRYEKVQKK, from the coding sequence ATGAGAAGATATATTGTCAAGCGCCTGATCAGCCTCATCCCTCTTTTGCTGGGTGTTTCGCTGGTCTCTTTTTTGATAATGCACCTTGCTCCGGGAGATCCTACCGCGATGCTGACGGATCCTTCTGTCAAGCCCGAGGAACTCCTGCGGCTTAGACAGAACTGGGGACTGGACAGGCCTTTGATAGTGCAGTATTTTTACTGGCTCTGGCACGCGATAAGATTTGACTTTGGCACGGCATACATGCTCAACAGGCCTGTGTCGGCGGTGATAGCCGAGAGACTGCCGGCGACTCTTCTGCTCATGGGGACTTCTTTTGCGGTAACGCTTTTAATAGCCGTGCCTCTGGGGGTCCTTTCCGCGGCGAAGAAGAAGGGCTGGTTCGATAACCTTGTGACCGTTATTTCTTTTGCTGGAATGTCTATCCCGTCCTTTTGGCTGGCGCTGATGCTGATGCTGCTTTTTTCGGTCAAACTCAACCTGCTTCCGGCGGGAGGAATGTATGATCCCTCGCTTCAAACCCCTTCATTTTTAAAAAGCGCCATAGATGTTGCCTTGCACATGGCGCTTCCTGTTGCAACAATGGTGATCGTCGCTCTTGCCGGGATAACCAGGTATGTGCGCTCCAGCATGCTGGAGGCTCTTTCACAAAACTATATAAAAGCTGCAAGGGCAAGAGGGCTTTTTGAAAGGACAGTTATATTTAAACATGCCCTCAGGAACGCTCTGCTTCCTCTGATAACTTTGATAGGACTAAGCCTGCCGGAACTCTTTGGGGGGGCTTTTATAGTTGAAACCATCTTTGCCTGGCCGGGGATGGGCCGGCTTGGTGTGGCCGCTGTCTTTTCGCGCAATTACCCCGTGATTATGGGGGTTGTCATGTTCTCGGCTTTTTTGATAGTGATAGGAAATCTTTTGGCGGATGTCTGCTATGCCCTGGCTGATCCAAGGATAAGATATGAAAAAGTTCAAAAAAAATAA
- a CDS encoding peptide-binding protein, with amino-acid sequence MKNILTIWLTIILLSAAVCGRTADLEGDLVFALGGEISILNPILSADSASSSVEGPIFNGLTKINEKLEIVPDLAERWTVSKDGKVFTFFLRRGVKWHDGASFTARDVKFTFDSILDPKVNSVRRSDYIIEGRPIRFKVIDAYTVQAVLPRPFAPFLASSGMSILPAHLLKGKDLNTSSFNQKPVGTGPFKFKEWKASDHATLVRNEKYHLGAPLLSSIIYRMIPDENSRLIALESGQIDESDVPPREVGRIKRLKRVKVYEYEALTYTYLGFNLANPIFSDKRVRQALAYATDKQQLINLIFLGAGAAAYSPSSPVSWAYESSVEKYPLNRKIAEILLDGAGWKKGPDGIRKKGSKPLEFTILVNQGNKEREKAAVILQWQYKKIGVKVNIRVMEWSAMLRILNANKDPKDFDAVIIGWSLGIDPDQYSIWHSSQYPSGLNFVKYKNPKIDRLLEKGRTTMDRESRKKIYSQLQKIIAEDQPYLFLWYPKAVVAVSERVGGLSKPGPAGLFLNIEKVFVTK; translated from the coding sequence GTGAAGAATATCTTAACGATCTGGCTCACGATCATACTACTGTCCGCCGCAGTCTGCGGAAGGACCGCAGATCTCGAAGGCGATCTTGTCTTTGCCCTCGGAGGCGAGATCTCGATACTTAATCCGATACTGTCGGCGGACTCGGCCTCTTCCTCGGTTGAGGGGCCGATCTTTAACGGGCTTACAAAGATCAATGAAAAACTCGAGATCGTGCCGGACCTGGCAGAAAGATGGACGGTTTCAAAGGACGGAAAGGTCTTTACCTTTTTTCTGAGGAGGGGCGTTAAATGGCACGACGGGGCTTCCTTTACCGCGCGCGATGTAAAGTTCACTTTTGATTCCATTCTTGATCCCAAAGTGAATTCTGTCAGAAGAAGCGATTATATAATTGAAGGTAGACCGATAAGGTTCAAAGTGATAGACGCTTATACTGTACAGGCGGTCCTTCCAAGACCCTTTGCCCCTTTTCTCGCATCCTCCGGGATGTCAATACTGCCGGCACATCTGTTAAAGGGAAAGGACCTTAACACTTCGTCCTTTAACCAGAAGCCGGTCGGCACCGGGCCTTTCAAGTTCAAGGAATGGAAGGCCTCCGACCACGCCACTCTTGTCAGGAACGAGAAATACCATCTGGGGGCTCCGCTCCTTTCTTCCATTATCTACAGGATGATCCCGGACGAAAATTCCAGGCTGATAGCTCTTGAGTCGGGACAGATAGATGAAAGCGATGTGCCGCCCAGAGAGGTGGGCAGGATAAAGCGACTGAAGAGGGTAAAGGTCTATGAGTATGAGGCTCTAACCTACACATACCTGGGATTCAATCTTGCCAACCCGATCTTTTCTGACAAGAGGGTGAGGCAGGCGCTGGCTTATGCAACAGATAAACAGCAGTTGATAAACCTGATCTTTCTGGGCGCCGGCGCTGCCGCCTACAGCCCGTCCTCTCCGGTCTCCTGGGCGTACGAAAGCAGTGTGGAAAAGTATCCCCTTAACAGAAAAATAGCGGAAATTCTTTTGGATGGGGCCGGCTGGAAAAAGGGCCCGGACGGGATAAGAAAAAAAGGCTCAAAACCGCTGGAGTTCACCATCCTGGTCAACCAGGGCAACAAGGAAAGAGAAAAAGCGGCCGTCATCCTCCAATGGCAGTACAAAAAGATAGGTGTAAAGGTGAACATCCGCGTTATGGAGTGGAGCGCGATGTTGAGGATACTCAACGCAAACAAGGATCCCAAGGATTTTGACGCCGTCATAATAGGCTGGTCGCTCGGAATAGATCCGGACCAGTACAGCATCTGGCACTCATCGCAGTACCCGTCGGGGCTCAACTTTGTGAAATACAAGAATCCGAAAATTGACCGCCTTCTGGAAAAAGGCCGCACCACCATGGACAGGGAAAGCCGCAAAAAGATCTACTCTCAATTGCAGAAGATAATAGCCGAGGACCAGCCGTATCTCTTTCTTTGGTACCCTAAGGCCGTTGTTGCGGTATCAGAAAGAGTGGGAGGGCTTTCAAAACCCGGGCCGGCGGGATTGTTCCTTAACATAGAGAAGGTGTTCGTCACCAAATGA
- a CDS encoding prepilin-type N-terminal cleavage/methylation domain-containing protein has product MKNGSSGFTLIEILIVIGIIGILAAFLVPSFMGVQDKAKEAAVRSVMRSVQYGVESYNMENETYPIAKDITLKNLYDNYLAAGEYMASLPKNPFTGKTYSEGDSAGKIMYTYDDATGRYTITGYKRSGIGKVLELTNM; this is encoded by the coding sequence TTGAAGAATGGCAGCAGCGGATTTACACTGATCGAGATCCTCATAGTGATAGGCATCATAGGAATTCTGGCGGCATTTCTGGTCCCTTCGTTCATGGGAGTTCAGGACAAGGCAAAAGAAGCGGCGGTAAGATCGGTGATGAGGTCGGTACAATACGGGGTAGAATCCTACAACATGGAGAACGAGACTTATCCCATAGCAAAGGACATAACACTTAAAAATCTTTACGATAACTATCTTGCCGCGGGAGAATACATGGCTTCTCTTCCCAAGAACCCTTTTACGGGCAAGACTTATTCGGAAGGAGACAGCGCCGGCAAGATCATGTACACATATGATGATGCAACCGGGAGATACACGATAACCGGCTATAAGAGGAGCGGGATAGGCAAAGTGCTTGAATTGACGAATATGTGA
- a CDS encoding type II secretion system F family protein — translation MKKLSNKEQVAVIKRLAHLLSYGVPLVKALKAAKVRGDVEKAVSCGATLASSMEPYFNLEAVSIIGACEAGGSTQQGLVIAAEYLEKTAEIRKKIRASLAYPAAVMTASIACLVFFLFNVFPQMIGFSIQMGIEPPAQVVVLYSFVKLLPYLLTFLAAAAVLAVYFSTSKKFGPALEACRLRVPLMGKTIKKLNCSRIAGMLYYMLSSGLPLCEALSNTSKALSSPAFRKSVEGVLDNVRQGQSLAGAFETDNNFDEELVFAARLGQESGRTEDMMKGSSKALEDEAYELIKRAVSFVEPAATIASGAAVAFIALSVLSPITKILGSLQ, via the coding sequence ATGAAAAAGCTGTCAAATAAAGAGCAGGTCGCGGTTATAAAAAGGCTGGCGCATTTGCTGTCTTACGGCGTGCCGCTGGTCAAGGCGCTTAAGGCGGCCAAGGTTAGAGGGGATGTGGAAAAGGCTGTTAGCTGCGGAGCAACGCTGGCTTCTTCTATGGAGCCGTATTTCAACCTGGAGGCGGTTTCCATAATAGGCGCCTGCGAAGCCGGCGGCAGCACTCAACAGGGGCTGGTTATTGCGGCGGAATATCTTGAAAAGACGGCGGAGATACGCAAAAAGATCAGAGCTTCTCTTGCCTATCCGGCGGCGGTGATGACGGCCTCTATCGCCTGTCTTGTCTTTTTTCTTTTTAATGTGTTCCCGCAGATGATAGGATTTTCTATCCAGATGGGGATAGAGCCGCCGGCACAAGTCGTTGTGCTGTATTCCTTTGTAAAACTGCTCCCTTATCTTTTGACCTTTCTGGCGGCTGCAGCTGTGCTTGCCGTCTATTTTTCAACATCCAAAAAGTTCGGTCCCGCGTTAGAGGCCTGCAGGCTGCGCGTCCCGCTGATGGGAAAAACAATAAAAAAGCTCAACTGCTCCAGGATAGCCGGAATGCTGTACTATATGCTGAGCTCCGGACTGCCTCTTTGCGAAGCCCTAAGCAACACCTCAAAAGCCTTGAGCAGCCCGGCCTTTAGAAAAAGCGTCGAAGGTGTTCTTGACAATGTCAGGCAGGGGCAAAGCCTTGCCGGCGCATTTGAGACCGATAATAACTTTGATGAGGAACTGGTCTTTGCAGCAAGACTGGGGCAGGAGAGCGGCAGAACAGAGGACATGATGAAAGGCTCCAGTAAAGCCCTCGAAGACGAAGCGTACGAACTGATTAAAAGGGCTGTTTCTTTTGTGGAGCCGGCGGCCACGATAGCTTCGGGAGCGGCGGTGGCCTTTATCGCGCTTTCGGTGCTTTCTCCCATAACCAAGATACTCGGGTCCCTTCAATAA
- a CDS encoding TatD family hydrolase: MLIDTHAHLTMSQFGDLEEVLKRAKEAGVEYIINAAFDLESSKKSLELAGRYPNIFACAGIHPHNAGELDESSLSELSALLKNKKTLAVGETGLDFYNNEVPEAVQTKAFVKQIEISRDSGLPLVLHGRSAPDKMLEVLNSEAKGQKAVFHCFSQDSAYAKKVLDLGYYISFTGVITFKNAHSMREVVKTVPLERMMIETDCPYLAPQKFRGQRNEPAYVRYVAEMIAEVKKINKEEVEAKTAETAIEFFGIGKQAVKIL, encoded by the coding sequence ATGCTGATAGACACTCACGCCCACCTTACCATGAGCCAGTTCGGCGACCTTGAGGAAGTTCTTAAAAGGGCCAAGGAAGCCGGAGTCGAGTATATAATAAACGCCGCGTTTGACCTAGAGTCTTCAAAAAAAAGCCTGGAACTTGCCGGGCGGTATCCCAACATTTTTGCCTGCGCGGGCATCCATCCCCATAATGCCGGGGAGCTGGACGAAAGCTCTCTGAGCGAATTATCAGCTCTTCTTAAGAACAAGAAAACACTGGCGGTAGGAGAGACAGGACTGGATTTTTATAACAATGAGGTCCCCGAAGCAGTGCAGACAAAGGCCTTTGTCAAGCAGATAGAGATTTCCAGGGACAGCGGCCTTCCCCTGGTCCTTCACGGCCGCAGCGCTCCTGATAAAATGCTGGAGGTCTTAAACAGCGAGGCAAAAGGGCAAAAGGCGGTGTTTCACTGCTTTTCGCAGGACAGCGCCTACGCAAAAAAGGTCCTTGATCTGGGTTATTACATCTCTTTTACTGGAGTAATAACCTTTAAGAACGCGCATAGCATGAGAGAGGTCGTAAAGACCGTTCCGCTTGAAAGGATGATGATAGAGACGGACTGCCCTTATCTTGCCCCTCAAAAGTTCCGCGGACAGAGGAATGAACCTGCATATGTCAGGTATGTGGCGGAAATGATAGCGGAAGTAAAAAAGATAAATAAAGAAGAGGTGGAGGCAAAGACAGCGGAGACAGCAATAGAATTCTTTGGGATAGGAAAGCAGGCAGTAAAAATTCTATGA
- the metG gene encoding methionine--tRNA ligase gives MSPKYYITSPIYYVNDVPHIGHGYTQIACDVLARWNRLKGLDVKFLTGTDEHGMKIARAADEAGTSSKEHVDSMVQKFKEAWGKLDISYDLFIRTTDRKHEKAVQSIFQKLYEKGDIYKGTYQGWYCRPCEAYWTEFQLQDKKVCPDCGRPVEKIEEEAYFFALSRYQDRLLSYINSHPDFIRPASRRNEVVNFIQSGLKDLNVSRTNFSWGIQVPFDPGHVIYVWFDALVNYISAIGYPQDMEEFSKWWPADVHLMGKEIVRFHAVIWPAILMALDLPLPGIVFGHGWWTVEGQKMSKSVGNAVDPVVLSEEFGLDVVRYFLMREVPFGSDGDFSRQALISRYNSDLANDLGNLLSRTLTMIDKYFGGTVPKAQKLTASSQDAVFLELIIDTPKKYEQAMDEILPSEALAGVWGLISFANSYIEQKAPWSLAKQGKTQELAAVMANLFESLRVVSILIEPFMPETSVRMRQQMGLDWAGGSCREKDADIKVQKGSPLFPRLAK, from the coding sequence ATGAGCCCAAAATATTATATTACCAGTCCGATATATTATGTGAACGATGTGCCTCACATAGGGCACGGTTATACCCAGATCGCATGTGATGTTCTTGCAAGATGGAACAGGCTCAAAGGGCTTGATGTGAAGTTTTTAACGGGGACTGATGAGCATGGCATGAAAATTGCTAGAGCTGCAGATGAGGCGGGGACATCTTCCAAGGAGCATGTAGACTCAATGGTTCAAAAGTTCAAAGAAGCCTGGGGAAAACTGGACATATCGTACGATTTGTTCATAAGGACTACAGATAGGAAGCACGAGAAAGCTGTCCAAAGCATATTCCAGAAACTCTATGAAAAAGGTGATATCTATAAAGGCACCTATCAGGGCTGGTACTGCAGGCCCTGCGAAGCCTACTGGACCGAATTCCAACTGCAGGACAAAAAGGTCTGCCCCGATTGCGGAAGACCTGTGGAAAAGATAGAGGAAGAGGCCTACTTTTTTGCCCTGTCCAGGTATCAGGACAGGCTTCTTTCATATATCAATTCCCATCCAGACTTTATCAGGCCGGCTTCAAGAAGGAACGAGGTCGTGAATTTTATCCAGAGCGGGCTAAAGGACCTAAATGTGAGCAGGACCAATTTTTCCTGGGGCATACAGGTCCCGTTCGATCCCGGTCATGTCATCTATGTCTGGTTCGATGCTCTTGTCAACTACATTTCTGCCATCGGATATCCGCAGGACATGGAAGAATTCTCAAAGTGGTGGCCGGCCGATGTCCACCTTATGGGCAAGGAGATAGTCAGGTTCCACGCGGTGATCTGGCCGGCTATACTGATGGCCCTTGACCTTCCTCTTCCGGGCATAGTTTTTGGCCACGGCTGGTGGACGGTAGAAGGGCAAAAGATGAGCAAGTCGGTGGGTAATGCGGTAGACCCTGTTGTGCTTTCCGAAGAGTTCGGGCTTGATGTGGTAAGGTATTTCCTGATGAGGGAGGTGCCTTTTGGCTCGGACGGGGATTTTTCGCGCCAGGCGCTGATATCAAGGTATAACAGCGACCTTGCCAACGACCTCGGGAACCTGCTCAGCAGGACCCTGACGATGATAGACAAATACTTTGGCGGCACGGTCCCCAAAGCTCAAAAGCTTACTGCCTCAAGCCAGGATGCCGTTTTTTTAGAATTGATAATAGATACTCCCAAAAAGTATGAGCAGGCCATGGATGAAATCCTTCCTTCCGAGGCCCTTGCCGGAGTTTGGGGGCTGATAAGTTTTGCCAACAGCTACATAGAACAGAAAGCACCCTGGTCGCTGGCCAAACAGGGTAAAACGCAGGAACTTGCCGCTGTTATGGCCAACCTTTTTGAGTCCCTCAGGGTGGTCTCCATACTGATAGAGCCTTTTATGCCCGAAACTTCGGTCCGGATGAGGCAGCAAATGGGACTTGACTGGGCAGGCGGCAGTTGCAGAGAAAAAGACGCAGATATCAAGGTCCAAAAAGGGTCCCCACTGTTCCCCCGGCTTGCAAAATAA